One segment of Alligator mississippiensis isolate rAllMis1 chromosome 13, rAllMis1, whole genome shotgun sequence DNA contains the following:
- the RRN3 gene encoding RNA polymerase I-specific transcription initiation factor RRN3: protein MEGGAFLGSPLRKTVRFGGTLRDVLLKHEQGETADFELLKHQLSDPDIKDAQIINWLHEFRASVVYLTKDVEELVSILLKLPWLKRSQDVVEEYLDFLGNLVSAQSIYLRPCLRMVVSHFVPSQVIVREDGVDFSDSDDDEENLSGNFKACHRALQTVARYVPLTPLFLMPILVENFPFINKSENTLEYYVHNLLRITVYLPTLRLGILELIVEKLLKLDVSTPRQDIEDAEENANTPGSVEKTTEEGLFDMEEDEETEKENQGASSESDVMAHPLAERLDILMTILFAYIKEICYVNGKVDINNTKGLYRDLITIFDKLILPTHALCHVQYFMFYICSFKLGFAEAFLDHLWKILQDPNNPAVIRQTAGNYIGSFLARAKFIPVVTVKACLDLLVNWLHRYIDSQDAGTNAYCDVALHGPFYSTCQAVFYTFIFRHRQLLDGNLRKGLAYLQNLNFERIVMCQLNPLKICLVSVVNLFAAITGKYQLVFCYTIIERNNRQFLPVIRSSNGGDSVQACTNPLDSFFPFDPYILKRSKKNIDPHYQIWEELSAEDLKDLTAPIKKNTAEDEDDDFLKGETPQNDGMLGITPSSYDSNILSPPSSLGSPPPGTYIQQHL, encoded by the exons GATGCCCAGATCATTAACTGGTTGCATGAATTCCGTGCTTCTGTTGTATACTTGACAAAAGATGTGGAGGAGCTGGTCAGCATTTTGTTG aagctgccatGGTTGAAAAGAAGCCAGGATGTGGTGGAGGAATATTTAGATTTTCTGGGTAACCTGGTATCAGCACAAAGTATCTATCTTAGACCCTGCCTCCGCATGGTTGTCTCACATTTTGTACCTT CTCAAGTAATCGTAAGGGAAGATGGTGTGGATTTTTCAGATTCTGATGATGATGAAGAAA ACCTTTCTGGAAACTTTAAAGCATGTCACAGAGCACTGCAAACTGTAGCAAGATATGTGCCTTT AACACCGTTGTTTCTTATGCCAATACTTGTGGAAAACTTTCCCTTCATTAATAAATCGGAAAATACCCTG GAATATTATGTTCATAACTTGCTGCGAATTACTGTGTATCTTCCAACTCTGAGACTTGGAATTCTGGAACTTATAGTTGAAAAACTATTGAAGCTGGAT GTAAGCACACCACGACAGGATATTGAGGATGCTGAAGAAAATGCTAATACTCCTGGTAGTGTGGAAAAAACCACAGAAGAAGGACTTTTTGACATG GAGGAAgatgaagaaacagaaaaagaaaaccaaggtGCCTCCAGTGAGAGTGATGTGATGGCCCATCCTCTAGCAGAACGCTTGGATATTTTGATGACCATTCTGTTTGCTTATATAAAAGAGATCTGCTATGTCAATG gCAAAGTTGATATCAACAATACAAAAGGCTTATATCGGGATCTAATTACCATCTTTGACAAACTAATTTTACCAACCCATGCTTTGTGTCATGTACAGTACTTCATGTTTTATATCTGCAGTTTTAAATTG GGGTTTGCAGAAGCATTCTTAGACCATCTTTGGAAGATACTGCAGGATCCAAATAATCCTGCAGTGATCAGACAAACCGCTGGAAATTATATTGGCAGCTTTTTGGCAAGGGCTAAGTTTATTCCAGTTGT CACAGTGAAAGCATGCCTGGACCTGTTGGTTAATTGGCTGCACAGATATATTGATAGTCAGGATGCAGGGACAAATGCTTACTGTGATGTAGCTCTACATGGACCGTTTTACTCCACGTGCCAAGCTGTCTTCTATACTTTCATTTTCCGCCATAGGCAGCTTTTAGATGGCAACTTAAGGAAAG GTTTGGCATACCTGCAGAACTTAAATTTTGAACGCATTGTCATGTGTCAGCTGAATCCCCTGAAGATTTGCTTAGTTTCTGTTGTCAACTTGTTTGCAGCCATTACCGG gaagTACCAGTTGGTGTTCTGCTACACCATAATTGAGAGGAACAACAGGCAGTTTTTACCGGTCATTAGAAGCAGCAATGGCGGTGACTCTGTACAGGCTTGCACTAATCCACTTGatagtttttttccttttgatcctTACATTCTCAAAAG GTCAAAGAAGAATATTGATCCTCATTATCAGATTTGGGAAGAACTGAGTGCTGAAGATCTTAAGGACCTTACAGCACCCATTAAAAAG AATACAGCTGAAGACGAAGACGATGACTTCTTGAAAGGAGAGACTCCTCAGAACGATGGCATGCTTGGAATTACTCCAAGTTCATATGACTCAAATATTCTGAGTCCACCAAGCAGCCTAggatcccccccaccaggaacatATATACAGCAGCACCTCTGA
- the NTAN1 gene encoding protein N-terminal asparagine amidohydrolase isoform X1 produces the protein MPLLVRGRRVELGRPAGDLLRAHPHLVEKAKVLTSQPAQTVGPKGLLYVQQREFAVTTPADGSVSVLGSEDATTCHLVVLRHTGSGATCLTHFDGSDTEAEVLLIMSSVKSLSSNAECGRLEVHLVGGFNDDRHLSQKLTNQLLRAFDLQQDDVHLMTYCVTELNDREEKDSHFPIVYGIAVNVKTGEIFHATFPDKGPDEDLRSARTLTGAKMISIYDAETKQLHIGPYFWMPFPHVDFWLEQDDEQILQNLSTSPLAEPPHFVSHIRSTLTFLKDHPFPQYSLFPDRKPRSYKKNEEGLWVQVCSDKI, from the exons ATGCCGTTGCTGGTGCGGGGGCGGCGCGTGGAGCTGGGGCGGCCGGCGGGGGACCTGCTGCGAGCCCACCCGCACCTGGTG gaGAAAGCAAAAGTTCTCACAAGCCAGCCTGCTCAGACGGTGGGACCCAAAGGACTTCTGTATGTCCAGCAGAGAGAGTTTGCAGTGACCACCCCTGCAGATG GCTCCGTTTCCGTTCTTGGATCCGAGGATGCCACGACCTGCCACTTGGTGGTGCTCAGGCACACAG GCAGTGGGGCTACCTGCTTGACGCACTTTGATGGATCAGACACAGAGGCTGAGGTGTTACTGATCATGAGTTCAGTAAAGTCTCTTTCTAGCAACGCAGAATGTGGAAG GCTGGAAGTGCACCTAGTTGGAGGTTTCAATGATGATAGGCATTTATCACAAAAACTTACTAATCAGCTTCTTA GAGCTTTTGACCTCCAGCAAGATGATGTCCATTTAATGACTTACTGCGTGACAG AATTAAATGACAGGGAGGAGAAGGACAGTCATTTCCCAATTGTGTATGGAATTG CTGTGAATGTTAAAACAGGAGAGATCTTCCATGCAACTTTTCCAGATAAGGGACCAGATGAGGACTTACGTTCAGCCCGTACCTTAACAGGAGCAAAG ATGATTAGTATTTATGATGCAGAGACAAAGCAACTCCATATTGGACCTTACTTCTGGATGCCTTTCCCACATGTGGATTTCTGGCTGGAGCAGGACGATGAACAGATCTTACAG AATCTTTCCACATCTCctctggctgagcccccccaCTTTGTTTCCCACATTAGATCCAcgttaacatttttaaaagatcacCCCTTTCCACAATACTCCCTGTTCCCTGACAGAAAACCACGCAGctacaaaaaaaatgaagaaggGTTATGGGTACAGGTTTGCTCTGACAAGATTTAA
- the NTAN1 gene encoding protein N-terminal asparagine amidohydrolase isoform X2: protein MPLLVRGRRVELGRPAGDLLRAHPHLVEKAKVLTSQPAQTVGPKGLLYVQQREFAVTTPADGSVSVLGSEDATTCHLVVLRHTGSGATCLTHFDGSDTEAEVLLIMSSVKSLSSNAECGRLEVHLVGGFNDDRHLSQKLTNQLLRAFDLQQDDVHLMTYCVTELNDREEKDSHFPIVYGIAVNVKTGEIFHATFPDKGPDEDLRSARTLTGAKRGKTFSFLENYGPQATRLLFTASAGCSLQGLALQQVNQSTALEG, encoded by the exons ATGCCGTTGCTGGTGCGGGGGCGGCGCGTGGAGCTGGGGCGGCCGGCGGGGGACCTGCTGCGAGCCCACCCGCACCTGGTG gaGAAAGCAAAAGTTCTCACAAGCCAGCCTGCTCAGACGGTGGGACCCAAAGGACTTCTGTATGTCCAGCAGAGAGAGTTTGCAGTGACCACCCCTGCAGATG GCTCCGTTTCCGTTCTTGGATCCGAGGATGCCACGACCTGCCACTTGGTGGTGCTCAGGCACACAG GCAGTGGGGCTACCTGCTTGACGCACTTTGATGGATCAGACACAGAGGCTGAGGTGTTACTGATCATGAGTTCAGTAAAGTCTCTTTCTAGCAACGCAGAATGTGGAAG GCTGGAAGTGCACCTAGTTGGAGGTTTCAATGATGATAGGCATTTATCACAAAAACTTACTAATCAGCTTCTTA GAGCTTTTGACCTCCAGCAAGATGATGTCCATTTAATGACTTACTGCGTGACAG AATTAAATGACAGGGAGGAGAAGGACAGTCATTTCCCAATTGTGTATGGAATTG CTGTGAATGTTAAAACAGGAGAGATCTTCCATGCAACTTTTCCAGATAAGGGACCAGATGAGGACTTACGTTCAGCCCGTACCTTAACAGGAGCAAAG AGGGGGAAGACCTTCTCCTTTCTGGAGAATTATGGACCACAAGCAACTAGATTGCTTTTCACTGCAAGTGCTGGGTGCTCCCTGCAGGGACTGGCCTTGCAGCAAGTGAACCAATCAACTGCTCTTGAAGGTTGA